A region of the Flintibacter sp. KGMB00164 genome:
TGGTCTCCAGCCGTTGGACGTTGAGACGGGCGATAGCATCGTTGCAGCTCCAGAGACTCTGGAGTTCCTGGGGCGACATGGCCCGCAAGACCTTCAGAAGTTGTCTGGTCTGGGGCAGAAACTGGGGAACCGACCGGGGAGCGAGACTGTCCCGGTCTTCCACCATTTTTTTCGCAGGTGAGATGATAATTTGCATATGTGGTCCTCGTAGTGTTGGGATGACAGACGGCTGTGCACCTTGCCAAGGCGGCCGGTCTGCCCTATACTGGATATAACTCAGCGCCGGGAGCCTTTGATCTGGCAAAACTGATACGCCTGGGAGAGCCAGCCCAGCAGTTCGCCGTCAATCTCCTCCGGTTGGGAGACCACCACATGGTGGGTCCAGCGATTTGGGTAGGGCTCTACCGCTACGGCGATGCGGGGAGAGATCACCTGCCGCTCCAGGCCGAAGGTCACCAGCAGACATTCCTTGGGCCAGTCCTTTTTCCGGCGTACCGGAATAGAGGCAGCGGCAAACAGTTTGGGGCAGTAAAAGCTGATTTGGCTTTTTTGTACCTTGACCGAAGCGTCGGGGAAGGCCTGTTCCATGGATTCAAATAACCTCTGATAGAGGGAGAACTCCCGTGGTTTGCCGTCAAAGTAAAATAGCAGATCACTTTCGTAGTGTTCCGGACGGTTCATCCCACATGCCTCCTTTGTCCCGCGCTGTTGGGGCCATTGTACCACAGAACGCAGGACATGGGAAGCAGATAAAAGAGTCCATATTATTGGACTTGATCTTTGCTAAACTAAAAGCAACGATACCGTACAGCAGATGAGACGGGAAGAAAGGCAGGGAGAGGCATGGCCCGCGCACCCTTTCAAAAGTTGAAAATCTTATATATTATGGACTATCTTCTGCGTTATTCCGATGAATACCACCCGGTCACTGTGGCACAGCTCATTGAGGAACTGGGGAAACGGGGCATCTCCGCCGAGCGCAAAAGCATCTACGACGACCTGGAGGCCCTGCGCACCTATGGATTGGACCTGGTGCAGACGGGACGGGGAAGAAACAGCGGCTGCTATGTGGCCGGACGGGATTTTGAACTGCCTGAGCTGAAGCTGTTGGTGGACAGCGTACAGTCCTCCAAGTTTATCACGCAGAAAAAGACCATGAGCCTCATTAAAAAAATCGAGGGGTTGGCCAGTGTCCACCAGGCCCAGGAGCTCAATCGTCAGGTGTTTGTGAAAAACCGGATTAAGACCATGAACGAGTCCATCTACTACAACGTGGACGAGATCCACCGGGGTATCGCCGCCAACCGAAAGATCCGCTTTCACTACTTTGAGTACAATATGGAAAAGCAGCGGCAGCTGCGCCGGAATGGGGACTGGTATGTGATCAGCCCCTACGCCCTTACTTGGGATGATGAGAACTACTACCTGGTGGGCTTTGACTCCCAGGCCGGGATCATTAAGCACTTCCGGGTGGACAAGATGGCTCAGATCGGCACCACCGAGGAGCCAAGGGATGGCCAGGAGGTCTATGCGGCCCTGGACATGGGACTGTATGCCCGGCAGGTATTTGGCATGTTTTCCGGAGAACCCGTGTGGGTACGCCTGCGTTTTGATCGGGGGCTGGTGGGAGCGGTGCTGGACCGGCTGGGCCAGGAGGTCATGCTGGTGCCCGAGGATGAGGAGCACTTCACCGTACGGACTCAGGTGGTAGTCAGTCCCCAGTTTTTCGGTTGGCTGTGTGGTTTCGGTAAACGGGCCAAGGTGCTGGAGCCTGAGAACGTTGTGAACGCCATGGCAGAGTATGTAGAGAACATCAGCCAGATGTATAAGATGTAAGACAGACGCGGCGCGGAGATTCTTCTCCGCGCCGCGTTTCTATGTCAATATTTAAGAGAGGGCATTACGCCTGCTTCAGCAGAGCCTCTCCGGCCAGATAGATATCTCCTGCGCCTACGGTGATCAGCAGATCGCCGGGCTGGGCCAGCTCCTTGAAGCGGGTCGTCACATCTTCCAGCGTGGGGCAGAATTCCGCATTGGGGATGCGGTCGGCCAGGTCCTTGGAGGAGATGCCCAGAGTATCGGTCTCCCGGGCGGCAAAGATCTCGGCCAGCAGCACTTTGTCGGGCAGCTTGAGCACCTCCACAAAGTCGTCAAAGAGTTCCTTGGTGCGGGTGTAGGTGTGGGGCTGGAACGCGCAGATCACCCGCTGATAGCCCAGAGTCTTCACGGTAGACAGCAGAGCCTGGAGCTCATGGGGATGGTGGGCGTAATCATCATAGACCACCGCACCGTGGTACTCACCCTTGTGCTCAAACCGGCGGCCTGCTCCGCCGAAGGCGTACAGGCCCTCTCGAATGGCCTCCACGGGGACATTCAGCTGCAGAGCGGCTCCGGCGGCGGCCAGCGCATTGCGCACATTGTGGATGCCGGGCACACGCAGAGAGATGGAGCCCAGAGTCTTACCCTTGTAGATCAGATCAAAGGTAGGCAGCCCCTTGTTCCAGGTGAGGTTGGCCGCGTGGATATCCCCCTGCTCCAGTCCAAAGGTGAGCATGGGTTTGTCCAGATCTTTCAGGGCGTCCATGGTGTTGGCGTCGTCCCCGTCGGCTACCACGCAGCCGCCCTGAGGCACCAGCTGGGCAAAACGGCGGAAGGAGTGCTTTACGTCCTCCAAATCCTTGAAAAAGTCCAGGTGGTCAGCATCCACGTTAAGGATAACCGCTACGGTGGGGAAGAAGGAGAGGAAGGAGTTGCAGTACTCACAGGACTCCAGAATGATGGTGTCTCCTTTACCTACCCGGTGACCCGCGCCCAAAGCGGGCAGTACGCCGCCGATCATGACGGTGGGGTCCCGCTGGGCGGCCAGGAAGATGTGGGTACACATGGAGGTAGTCGTGGTTTTGCCGTGGGTGCCTGCCACGCACAGGGCGTTCTGGTAGTGGCGCATAATGGCGCCCCAGGCCTGGGCCCGTTCAAAGACGGGGATACCGGCAGCCCGGGCGGCGGCGATCTCAGGATTGTCGTCGTGGACGGCCGCGGTACGGATGACGCAGTCTGCTCCCTGTACGCTCTCGGGCAGGTGGCCAATGACCACGGGGATGCCCAAAGAGCGCAGATGGGCCACTGTTGCACTCTCGTGGAGATCGGAGCCGGTGATGTTTACCCCTGCGCCGTGGAGCACCTCGCCCAGAGGGGACATGGACACGCCGCCGATGCCCACCAGATGAGCGCGCTTGCCGGGACGGATATAATCATGGATATCAGGGTTCATAGAGAAACACCTCAAAAAATACAAATTTCAGCCCGCATACTCGGTGCGGACGCCAACGCACAGCTATTATAATACAGTAAACCGGGAATCACAAGGGGAAAGCCGGGAGAGGCCAGGAAAAACGCCCGATGATTTCACATCGGGCGTCTTTCCAAAGGAGAAACTCACGCAGAGATAGTCAAAGAATCAATGATAAAACCAAACATGGTGTCCCGGGGGCTCAGGGTGGACTGGAAGGTGTACAGGGTGTTGCCATCCTCCAGAGCGGTCATCCGGCCGGAGAGGATCACCTGTCCATTGTCCTGGGGCTGAGTGTCATCCACCGTGACCTGAATGAGAGCCTCATCGCCCCGCGCCAGATGATAGGAATCATCGGAAGCGAAGTAAGCGATCCGCTGGGAGATGGGAGCGGGGATCTCGGGGAGCTGAGCCACATCGGGGTAGAGCGCAGCAGCATAGTCCCG
Encoded here:
- a CDS encoding DUF5655 domain-containing protein, with amino-acid sequence MNRPEHYESDLLFYFDGKPREFSLYQRLFESMEQAFPDASVKVQKSQISFYCPKLFAAASIPVRRKKDWPKECLLVTFGLERQVISPRIAVAVEPYPNRWTHHVVVSQPEEIDGELLGWLSQAYQFCQIKGSRR
- a CDS encoding WYL domain-containing protein, producing MDYLLRYSDEYHPVTVAQLIEELGKRGISAERKSIYDDLEALRTYGLDLVQTGRGRNSGCYVAGRDFELPELKLLVDSVQSSKFITQKKTMSLIKKIEGLASVHQAQELNRQVFVKNRIKTMNESIYYNVDEIHRGIAANRKIRFHYFEYNMEKQRQLRRNGDWYVISPYALTWDDENYYLVGFDSQAGIIKHFRVDKMAQIGTTEEPRDGQEVYAALDMGLYARQVFGMFSGEPVWVRLRFDRGLVGAVLDRLGQEVMLVPEDEEHFTVRTQVVVSPQFFGWLCGFGKRAKVLEPENVVNAMAEYVENISQMYKM
- the murC gene encoding UDP-N-acetylmuramate--L-alanine ligase codes for the protein MNPDIHDYIRPGKRAHLVGIGGVSMSPLGEVLHGAGVNITGSDLHESATVAHLRSLGIPVVIGHLPESVQGADCVIRTAAVHDDNPEIAAARAAGIPVFERAQAWGAIMRHYQNALCVAGTHGKTTTTSMCTHIFLAAQRDPTVMIGGVLPALGAGHRVGKGDTIILESCEYCNSFLSFFPTVAVILNVDADHLDFFKDLEDVKHSFRRFAQLVPQGGCVVADGDDANTMDALKDLDKPMLTFGLEQGDIHAANLTWNKGLPTFDLIYKGKTLGSISLRVPGIHNVRNALAAAGAALQLNVPVEAIREGLYAFGGAGRRFEHKGEYHGAVVYDDYAHHPHELQALLSTVKTLGYQRVICAFQPHTYTRTKELFDDFVEVLKLPDKVLLAEIFAARETDTLGISSKDLADRIPNAEFCPTLEDVTTRFKELAQPGDLLITVGAGDIYLAGEALLKQA